The following coding sequences are from one Thermostaphylospora chromogena window:
- a CDS encoding cytochrome P450: protein MSVDEQVLSYPIPNDAALEPPAEWAELRSTCPVAHVKLPSGDRATLLTRYADVKKVLADPRFTRLLNAPDAARMSADENGGLFSSEMATIIPDSGEEHQHWRRLVGKWFTARRMTAMRPAMTRIAEDLVDDMVERGAPADLRAGLGFPLPVYVICDMLGVPAADRDRFSYWSDTLLNLTRYDKAEIDAAQAEFFQYMSDHVAAKRAEPGEDLLSELIAAGGPEDGGLSDLQILVTGMALLVAGHETTANMIGKMVAMLLADRSRWEALLADRSLIRTAVEEALRFDANAGFGLPRYLKEEIEVSGVVLPRGTTVICSMAAANRDESVFEDADRMDLTRSPNPHLAFGSGFHSCLGQALARTELQVVLEVLLRRLPTLELAVPVEELERVEGLAVGGLRTLPVRW from the coding sequence ATGAGCGTCGATGAGCAGGTCTTGAGCTACCCGATCCCGAACGACGCGGCGTTGGAGCCGCCCGCGGAATGGGCCGAGCTGCGCAGCACGTGCCCGGTGGCCCACGTGAAGCTGCCCAGCGGTGACCGGGCGACGCTGCTGACCCGCTACGCGGACGTCAAGAAGGTGCTCGCCGACCCGCGCTTCACCCGGCTGCTCAACGCGCCCGACGCGGCCCGGATGTCGGCCGACGAGAACGGCGGGCTGTTCAGCAGCGAGATGGCGACGATCATTCCCGACTCGGGGGAGGAGCACCAGCACTGGCGGCGCCTGGTCGGCAAGTGGTTCACCGCCAGGCGTATGACCGCCATGCGGCCCGCGATGACCCGGATCGCCGAGGACCTCGTCGACGACATGGTCGAACGCGGCGCGCCCGCCGACCTGAGGGCGGGATTGGGCTTCCCGCTGCCGGTCTACGTCATCTGCGACATGCTCGGCGTGCCCGCCGCCGACCGGGACCGGTTCTCGTACTGGTCCGACACCCTGCTCAACCTCACCCGCTACGACAAGGCCGAGATCGACGCCGCTCAGGCCGAGTTCTTCCAGTACATGTCCGATCATGTGGCCGCCAAGCGCGCCGAGCCCGGCGAGGACCTGCTCAGCGAGCTGATCGCGGCCGGCGGCCCGGAGGACGGCGGACTGTCCGACCTCCAGATCCTGGTCACCGGCATGGCACTGCTGGTCGCCGGGCACGAGACCACCGCCAACATGATCGGCAAGATGGTGGCCATGCTGCTGGCCGACCGCAGCCGCTGGGAGGCCCTGCTGGCCGACCGCTCGCTGATCCGCACCGCGGTGGAGGAGGCGCTGCGTTTCGACGCCAACGCCGGTTTCGGCCTTCCCCGCTATCTGAAGGAGGAGATCGAGGTCAGCGGGGTCGTGCTGCCGCGCGGCACCACCGTGATCTGCAGCATGGCCGCCGCCAACCGGGACGAGAGCGTCTTCGAAGACGCCGATCGGATGGATCTGACCCGGAGCCCGAACCCGCATCTGGCTTTCGGATCCGGCTTCCACTCGTGCCTGGGGCAGGCGCTGGCCCGCACCGAGCTGCAGGTCGTGCTGGAGGTGCTGCTGCGCAGGCTGCCGACCCTGGAGCTGGCCGTTCCTGTGGAAGAGTTGGAGCGCGTGGAAGGGCTCGCCGTCGGCGGCCTGCGTACACTCCCGGTCCGCTGGTGA
- a CDS encoding alpha/beta hydrolase: MDPELEAFIPLFPKADLTDPIVERKNFAALAAAVPAPDTTNLEIEDRTVPADPDVAVRIYRPYQAQGAIVWLHGGGFVMGDLDTEHPWAARLANFSGAVVISVDYRLAPEHRFPAALDDAYAVLTWTAEHAAELGVDPERIAVGGHSAGGGLAAALALRARDQQGPPIRFQLLSQPGLDDRQETWSARNFTDTPWMNRDKVTASWRHYLGDTPATPYAAPARAADLSGLPPAHIASAELCPNRDENIIYALRLLQAGVSVELHQWAGTFHGSQAILSAEVSQRQITELAAALRRALAE; the protein is encoded by the coding sequence ATGGATCCCGAACTCGAAGCATTCATTCCGCTGTTCCCCAAAGCCGACCTGACCGACCCGATCGTCGAGCGCAAGAACTTCGCCGCGCTGGCCGCCGCGGTGCCCGCACCGGACACCACGAACCTGGAGATCGAGGACCGCACGGTGCCCGCCGACCCGGACGTGGCGGTGCGGATCTACCGCCCCTACCAGGCGCAGGGCGCCATCGTCTGGCTGCACGGCGGCGGGTTCGTCATGGGCGACCTGGACACCGAGCACCCCTGGGCCGCCCGGCTCGCGAACTTCTCCGGCGCGGTGGTGATCTCGGTGGACTATCGTCTGGCCCCCGAACACCGGTTCCCCGCCGCCCTGGACGACGCCTACGCCGTGCTGACCTGGACGGCCGAGCACGCGGCCGAACTCGGCGTCGACCCGGAGCGGATCGCGGTCGGAGGCCACAGCGCCGGCGGCGGGCTGGCGGCCGCGCTGGCGTTGCGAGCGCGGGACCAGCAGGGGCCGCCGATCCGCTTCCAGCTGCTCAGCCAGCCCGGGCTCGACGACCGGCAGGAGACGTGGTCGGCGCGGAACTTCACCGATACCCCCTGGATGAACCGCGACAAGGTCACCGCGTCCTGGCGGCACTACCTGGGCGACACGCCCGCGACGCCGTACGCCGCCCCGGCGCGCGCCGCCGACCTGTCCGGTCTGCCGCCCGCTCACATCGCCTCGGCGGAGCTGTGCCCGAACCGCGACGAGAACATCATCTACGCGCTGCGGCTGCTGCAGGCGGGCGTGTCGGTCGAACTGCACCAGTGGGCCGGCACCTTCCACGGGTCGCAGGCGATCCTGTCCGCCGAGGTGTCGCAGCGGCAGATCACCGAACTCGCCGCCGCCCTGCGCCGCGCCCTGGCCGAGTGA
- a CDS encoding ABC transporter ATP-binding protein: protein MIRMLLRVLGPEYARAMRRTMALMTITAVAEGLSYALLVPVLRALLDGDPGAAAPWLIAFGAAVAGYAVLRYLSDLSGMRVGTTMLRGMYHRLGDHLARLPIGWYGAGRVGEVSVMASRGLLEAMGVAAHLLAPFISACVTPLTIVAVMLAFDWRLGLAALAVAPVVAAVQAWTAGMTAAADTDRHERDEEAAGRVIEFIQAQPVLRAGGRTGERFKLLDDALRDIQRASRRTLLATLPGVVGVTLTVQAAFTALLALGAYLALGGNVGAAEILTILVLAARCADPLLSLSEIGGKLRSARSELARLDRVLRTEPLPRARRPIRPARHDLLLESVTFRHGGRTVLDGVSLSVPEGQRLAVVGPSGAGKSTLLQVLARFHDVDAGAVRVGGVDVRAIAPEELMARIAVVFQDVYLFDGTIEENVRLGRPDADEAEVRAAAAAARLDEVIERLPGGWAANVGEGGALLSGGERQRVSIARALLKNAPIVLLDEVTSALDPVNEAAVHEGIERLMAGRTVVMVTHRLHTVRYADRIVFLDDGRIVEEGGHDELLRRGGRYADFWSVLDPAVRAGDAG from the coding sequence ATGATCCGAATGCTGCTGCGCGTGCTCGGACCCGAGTACGCGCGGGCGATGCGCCGCACCATGGCCCTGATGACGATCACCGCCGTGGCCGAGGGGTTGTCCTACGCCCTGCTGGTCCCGGTGCTGCGCGCGCTGTTGGACGGTGATCCCGGCGCCGCCGCGCCCTGGCTGATCGCGTTCGGGGCCGCGGTCGCGGGCTACGCCGTGCTGCGCTACCTCAGCGACCTGTCCGGCATGCGCGTCGGGACCACGATGCTGCGGGGCATGTACCACCGGCTCGGGGATCACCTGGCCCGGCTGCCCATCGGCTGGTACGGCGCCGGCCGGGTCGGCGAGGTGTCGGTCATGGCCAGCCGCGGCCTGCTGGAGGCGATGGGCGTGGCGGCGCATCTGCTGGCGCCGTTCATCTCCGCCTGCGTGACCCCGTTGACGATCGTCGCCGTGATGCTCGCCTTCGACTGGCGGCTGGGGCTGGCCGCGCTGGCCGTCGCGCCCGTCGTGGCGGCGGTCCAGGCCTGGACGGCGGGCATGACGGCCGCCGCCGACACCGACCGCCACGAACGCGACGAAGAAGCCGCCGGGCGGGTCATCGAATTCATCCAGGCCCAGCCGGTGCTGCGCGCCGGCGGCCGGACCGGTGAACGCTTCAAGCTGCTCGACGACGCGTTGCGGGATATCCAGCGCGCCTCCCGCCGTACCCTGCTGGCGACGCTGCCCGGGGTGGTAGGCGTGACGCTCACGGTGCAGGCGGCCTTCACCGCGCTGCTCGCGCTGGGCGCCTATCTCGCGCTCGGCGGGAACGTCGGCGCCGCGGAGATCCTGACGATCCTGGTGCTCGCCGCCCGGTGCGCCGATCCGCTGCTGTCGCTGTCGGAGATCGGCGGCAAGCTGCGCAGCGCACGCTCTGAACTGGCCCGGCTCGACAGGGTGCTGCGTACCGAGCCGCTGCCCCGAGCCCGCCGGCCGATCCGGCCGGCCCGCCACGACCTGCTGCTGGAGTCCGTCACCTTCCGGCACGGCGGCCGCACGGTGCTCGACGGCGTGTCGCTGTCCGTGCCCGAAGGCCAGCGGCTCGCCGTGGTCGGACCGTCGGGCGCGGGCAAGAGCACCCTGCTGCAGGTGCTCGCGCGCTTCCACGACGTGGACGCGGGCGCGGTGCGCGTGGGAGGCGTGGACGTGCGCGCGATCGCCCCGGAGGAGCTGATGGCGCGGATCGCCGTCGTCTTCCAGGACGTCTACCTCTTCGACGGCACGATCGAGGAGAACGTGCGCCTGGGCCGCCCCGACGCCGACGAAGCCGAGGTGCGGGCGGCGGCGGCCGCGGCGCGGCTGGACGAGGTGATCGAGCGGCTGCCCGGCGGCTGGGCGGCGAACGTCGGCGAGGGCGGCGCACTGCTGTCGGGCGGCGAGCGCCAGCGCGTATCGATCGCGCGGGCGCTGCTGAAGAACGCCCCCATCGTCCTGCTGGACGAGGTGACCTCCGCCCTGGACCCGGTGAACGAGGCGGCCGTCCACGAGGGCATCGAACGCCTGATGGCCGGGCGGACGGTGGTGATGGTCACGCATCGGCTGCACACCGTCCGGTACGCCGACCGCATCGTCTTCCTCGACGACGGCCGGATCGTGGAGGAGGGCGGCCACGACGAGCTGCTGCGCCGCGGCGGCCGTTACGCCGACTTCTGGAGCGTCCTGGATCCGGCGGTGCGAGCGGGCGACGCCGGGTGA
- a CDS encoding PucR family transcriptional regulator yields the protein MEALARRLSQLDPHVEGAIRVVAFYDTLMRRRVDLPALARASAGLAECVAGIRLHGTGRTIRFSPDGGQAPAAPSSASSTAPIVLDEEEIGAVWLERPGPPGPLDDVLLERLAIAAAAVVERYGPARTTMADPALVELVISPDSDEAARARALRLLGFAADLPVHAVAVRSRLPLSRIGGLLCPARPVKAAPLADVGVILATTVDPARLPAGVHTGIGTAGPPDRSWREARVALRFTTPHQPVVHYGDLGSLALLAEVPRAVARDNADVAAIARMVDAPEDLKTLDAYCATGSLRRAADLLHLHHSSVARRLEQIGKVLGFELTEPTGLIRARLALTAWRLLAE from the coding sequence ATGGAGGCACTGGCCAGACGGCTGTCGCAGCTGGACCCGCATGTCGAAGGCGCGATCCGCGTCGTCGCGTTCTACGACACGCTGATGCGCCGGCGAGTGGATCTCCCGGCGCTCGCCCGCGCCTCGGCGGGGCTGGCCGAGTGCGTGGCCGGGATCCGCCTGCACGGGACGGGGCGGACGATCCGCTTCTCGCCCGACGGCGGGCAGGCACCCGCCGCGCCGTCGTCGGCGTCCAGCACCGCGCCGATCGTCCTCGACGAGGAGGAGATCGGCGCGGTCTGGTTGGAACGCCCGGGCCCGCCGGGGCCGCTCGACGATGTGCTGCTGGAGCGGCTCGCCATCGCCGCCGCCGCGGTCGTCGAGCGGTACGGCCCGGCCCGCACCACCATGGCCGACCCGGCCCTCGTCGAACTGGTGATCAGCCCCGACAGCGACGAGGCGGCCAGAGCCCGGGCGCTACGCCTGCTGGGTTTCGCCGCCGACCTGCCGGTCCACGCCGTCGCCGTGCGGTCGCGGCTTCCGCTCAGCCGGATCGGCGGCCTGCTCTGCCCGGCCCGTCCGGTGAAGGCGGCGCCGCTCGCCGACGTGGGCGTCATCCTGGCCACCACCGTAGACCCCGCCCGGCTCCCGGCGGGCGTGCACACGGGCATCGGCACCGCCGGGCCGCCCGACCGATCCTGGCGGGAAGCCCGCGTCGCCCTCCGCTTCACCACCCCGCACCAGCCGGTCGTCCACTACGGCGACCTGGGCTCGCTGGCGCTCCTGGCCGAGGTGCCGCGGGCCGTCGCGCGCGACAACGCCGACGTGGCGGCGATCGCCCGGATGGTCGACGCTCCGGAGGATCTGAAGACCCTGGACGCCTACTGCGCCACCGGCTCCCTGCGCCGGGCCGCCGACCTCCTGCACCTGCATCACAGCAGCGTCGCCCGCCGTCTCGAGCAGATCGGGAAGGTCTTGGGCTTCGAACTCACCGAACCCACCGGGCTGATACGGGCCAGGCTCGCCCTCACCGCCTGGCGGCTGCTCGCCGAGTGA
- a CDS encoding SDR family NAD(P)-dependent oxidoreductase: protein MSRSHVVTGGGRGIGRAVVERLSAGTDVVVVIERDAAALDWTADHPAAARLISVIGDAADESVAERAADAAQAAAPLAGWVNNAAVFQDASVHTAPAEEVLRLIQANLGAALVGCATAVRRFLRAGTRGAIVNVSSHQARQAVPGCLPYATAKAAIEGMTRALAVEYGPAGIRVNAVAPGSVHTERYTAFLQAQGPEGAARVERQMAALHPLGRVAAADEVAAAVAYLLSDDAAFVTGVTLPVDGGRTVLAHDPEA, encoded by the coding sequence ATGAGCCGTTCACACGTGGTGACGGGCGGCGGCAGAGGGATCGGCCGGGCGGTGGTGGAGCGCCTTTCGGCCGGGACCGACGTGGTGGTCGTCATCGAACGCGACGCCGCGGCGCTGGACTGGACGGCGGATCACCCCGCGGCCGCCCGCCTGATCAGCGTGATCGGCGACGCCGCCGACGAGAGCGTCGCCGAGCGGGCCGCCGACGCCGCCCAGGCCGCCGCGCCCCTGGCCGGCTGGGTCAACAACGCCGCCGTGTTCCAGGACGCGTCGGTGCACACCGCGCCGGCGGAGGAGGTGCTGAGGCTGATCCAGGCCAACCTCGGCGCAGCCTTGGTCGGCTGCGCGACGGCGGTGCGCCGCTTCCTGCGGGCCGGCACCCGCGGGGCGATCGTCAACGTCTCCTCCCACCAGGCGCGCCAGGCGGTCCCCGGCTGCCTGCCGTACGCGACCGCCAAAGCGGCCATCGAGGGAATGACCAGAGCGCTGGCCGTCGAGTACGGCCCGGCCGGCATCCGGGTCAACGCCGTGGCGCCCGGCTCGGTGCACACCGAGCGCTACACGGCGTTCCTGCAAGCCCAGGGGCCGGAGGGCGCCGCCCGCGTCGAACGGCAGATGGCCGCCCTGCACCCGCTCGGCCGGGTGGCCGCGGCGGACGAGGTCGCGGCCGCCGTCGCCTACCTGCTGTCGGACGACGCCGCCTTCGTCACCGGGGTCACCCTGCCCGTGGACGGCGGCCGCACGGTCCTGGCCCACGACCCCGAGGCGTGA
- a CDS encoding ABC transporter ATP-binding protein has translation MTVDDLARAEQVTTADVLARAEERPAPPADSAARGSTARLLRPYLASFAAVVALQVIGAVAGLAPLLAVVELGRVLLSPGPIDHDHVWFVVIAGAAGLFVRLLFTSASSGLGHVLDGRVQLALRRHLAERLGRVPIDWLSRRRTGELAKVVGEDVSAVHPFIAHTPGELVAAFVVPLVSLIYLFTVDWRLTLITLIPVVLAVALVPLMMTPARLREQEELDAAMGRIASSVVEFVQGISVVKVFGGGERAHRRFRTAADDFVAVFLRWVRGMSVIAAGMQLALSPPFVLLVVLVGGAALIASGGLAPADLLPFLLLGVGLTAPVAALGHGFDDMQAARRAVGRIRDVLAVRPLPEPAHPVTPQGHRVELRGVRFGYHADHEVLRGIDLVFEPGTVTAIVGPSGSGKSTLVRLLPRFSDPTHGSVLLGGVDLREIDSRELYRMISFVFQDVRLLRASVADNIALAVPDATREDVVRAARLADIHERILRLPRGYDSVIGEDARLSGGEAQRIALARALLADTPVMVLDEATAFADPRTERAVRQALATAAGDRTVVVIAHRLETVMDADTVVMVEDGRVVECGSPGELLARDGRFAAFWRSHRPAQAARPETRTGDPQGDRP, from the coding sequence ATGACCGTCGACGACCTCGCCCGGGCGGAGCAGGTGACGACCGCCGACGTCCTCGCCCGGGCGGAGGAGCGGCCCGCACCGCCCGCCGATTCCGCGGCGAGGGGGAGCACGGCCCGGCTGCTACGCCCTTACCTGGCGAGCTTCGCCGCGGTGGTGGCGTTGCAGGTGATCGGCGCCGTGGCCGGTCTGGCGCCGCTGCTGGCGGTCGTGGAGCTGGGACGCGTCCTGCTGTCTCCCGGCCCGATCGATCATGATCATGTCTGGTTCGTCGTCATCGCGGGCGCGGCCGGTCTGTTCGTCCGGCTGCTGTTCACGTCCGCGTCGTCCGGGCTGGGCCACGTCCTCGACGGCCGGGTGCAGCTGGCGCTCCGCAGGCATCTGGCCGAGCGGCTGGGGCGCGTGCCGATCGACTGGTTGTCCCGGCGCCGGACCGGCGAGCTGGCGAAGGTGGTGGGAGAGGACGTCAGCGCCGTGCACCCGTTCATCGCCCACACCCCCGGTGAGCTCGTCGCCGCGTTCGTGGTGCCGCTGGTGTCGCTGATCTACCTGTTCACCGTCGACTGGCGGCTCACGCTGATCACGCTGATACCGGTGGTGCTGGCGGTGGCGCTGGTCCCGCTGATGATGACCCCGGCCCGGCTGCGCGAACAGGAGGAGCTCGATGCGGCCATGGGACGGATCGCGAGCTCCGTCGTCGAGTTCGTGCAGGGGATCTCGGTGGTCAAGGTGTTCGGCGGGGGCGAACGCGCCCACCGCAGATTCCGCACGGCCGCGGACGACTTCGTCGCCGTCTTCCTCCGGTGGGTGCGCGGCATGTCCGTGATCGCCGCGGGGATGCAGCTGGCGCTGTCGCCGCCGTTCGTGCTGCTGGTCGTGCTGGTCGGCGGTGCGGCCCTGATCGCGTCCGGCGGCCTGGCCCCGGCCGACCTGCTGCCCTTCCTGCTGCTGGGAGTGGGCCTGACCGCCCCGGTGGCCGCGCTGGGCCACGGCTTCGACGACATGCAGGCCGCCCGGCGCGCGGTCGGCCGGATCAGGGACGTGCTCGCGGTGCGGCCGCTGCCGGAACCCGCGCACCCGGTCACGCCGCAGGGGCACCGGGTGGAACTGCGCGGGGTCCGATTCGGCTACCACGCCGATCACGAGGTGCTGCGCGGGATCGACCTGGTGTTCGAGCCGGGGACGGTCACCGCGATCGTCGGGCCGTCGGGAAGCGGGAAGTCCACCCTGGTCCGGCTGCTGCCCAGGTTCTCCGATCCGACCCACGGCTCGGTCCTGCTGGGAGGCGTCGATCTGCGGGAGATCGACAGCCGGGAGCTCTACCGGATGATCTCCTTCGTCTTCCAGGACGTGCGCCTGCTGCGCGCGTCGGTCGCCGACAACATCGCGCTGGCCGTGCCGGACGCCACCCGCGAGGATGTGGTGCGCGCCGCCCGGCTGGCGGACATCCATGAGCGGATCCTCCGGCTGCCACGCGGATACGACTCGGTGATCGGTGAGGACGCCCGGCTGTCGGGCGGCGAGGCGCAGCGGATCGCGCTCGCCCGCGCACTGCTCGCCGACACGCCCGTCATGGTGCTCGACGAGGCGACCGCCTTCGCCGACCCGCGCACCGAACGGGCGGTGCGGCAGGCCCTGGCGACGGCGGCGGGCGACCGGACCGTCGTGGTCATCGCTCATCGCCTGGAGACGGTCATGGACGCCGACACCGTCGTGATGGTGGAGGACGGGCGCGTCGTCGAGTGCGGCAGCCCCGGCGAGCTGCTGGCACGCGACGGGAGGTTCGCCGCGTTCTGGCGATCCCACCGGCCGGCGCAGGCCGCCCGGCCCGAAACCCGCACCGGCGACCCGCAAGGAGATCGACCCTGA
- a CDS encoding class I SAM-dependent methyltransferase: MRRAVPEPYWNTNVARYPGILRAVPEGCEDALDVGCGDGLLARRLAERVERVTGIDRSPEMIARAREWAAGHPSLVFIEDDFLTADLPTAGYDFICSVSAIHHMDFAAALTRMKKLLRPGGRLVVVGLARETTPAEWAATIAAAPIVRAVKVIRRARTPKDMPVAHPEMGHRQVRAAARRLLPGVRYRRHVLRRYSLTWDKPRL, translated from the coding sequence ATGCGCCGAGCGGTTCCGGAGCCTTACTGGAACACCAACGTCGCCCGGTACCCGGGCATCCTGCGCGCCGTCCCCGAGGGATGCGAGGACGCTCTGGACGTCGGATGCGGGGACGGCCTGCTCGCACGGCGGCTGGCCGAACGGGTGGAACGCGTCACCGGGATCGACCGCTCACCGGAGATGATCGCCCGCGCCCGCGAGTGGGCCGCCGGCCACCCGAGCCTCGTCTTCATCGAGGACGACTTCCTCACCGCCGATCTCCCCACCGCGGGCTACGACTTCATCTGCTCGGTGTCCGCGATCCACCACATGGACTTCGCGGCGGCCCTCACCCGGATGAAGAAGCTGCTGCGCCCCGGCGGCAGGCTGGTGGTGGTCGGCCTGGCCCGGGAGACGACCCCGGCGGAGTGGGCGGCGACGATCGCGGCCGCTCCGATCGTGCGGGCCGTGAAGGTGATACGCCGCGCCCGCACCCCGAAGGACATGCCGGTGGCCCATCCGGAGATGGGCCACCGGCAGGTGCGGGCCGCGGCGCGACGGCTGCTCCCCGGCGTGCGCTACCGGCGGCACGTACTCCGCCGGTACTCGCTGACCTGGGACAAGCCTCGTCTCTAG
- a CDS encoding ferredoxin — protein sequence MRITVDQDKCCGAGQCVLTAPEVFDQSDEDGVVVLLQPEPGEEHHAAVREAAAVCPASAITVSED from the coding sequence ATGAGAATCACCGTCGACCAGGACAAGTGCTGCGGCGCCGGTCAGTGTGTGCTGACCGCGCCGGAGGTGTTCGACCAGAGCGACGAGGACGGCGTGGTCGTCCTGCTCCAGCCCGAACCCGGCGAGGAGCATCACGCCGCCGTCCGGGAGGCCGCCGCCGTCTGCCCCGCCTCCGCCATCACGGTGAGCGAGGACTGA
- a CDS encoding cytochrome P450: MVGVVERYDIPEQHFWLREPWPGRPVEYDAGTGTWGVYGYPEAQEILADPARFSSTTMRLVPKGLMPSGEEFSMEGFLTQIDPPEHGKLRKLVSSAFTRRVVADLEPRITALAHELLDAARGRGRMELVADLAYPLPVIVIAELLGVPGDDRPLFKRWADALFQRDARISLGKSAKEQPVDLRDTWRAWKEMSGYLADHAAERRRRPRADLLTRLVEADVDGERLPDAQVVNFAIILLLAGHITTTMLLGNTVLCLDAFPEQQEKVRADRALVPAAIEESLRLLTPFAALGRATTREVEIGGVTIPPDQLLMVWIAAANRDPRQFPDADVFDPGRDPNPHLAFGRGIHFCLGAPLARLEGRVALNILLDRFNPLRTDPEDRVEFMPTPTMTGVRRLPLIVPS, from the coding sequence ATGGTCGGCGTCGTCGAACGGTATGACATCCCCGAGCAGCACTTCTGGCTGCGCGAGCCGTGGCCGGGCCGGCCGGTCGAGTACGACGCCGGCACCGGAACGTGGGGCGTCTACGGTTACCCGGAGGCGCAGGAGATCCTCGCCGACCCCGCCAGGTTCTCCTCCACCACCATGCGCCTGGTCCCCAAGGGCCTGATGCCGAGCGGCGAGGAGTTCTCGATGGAGGGCTTCCTCACCCAGATCGATCCTCCGGAGCACGGCAAGCTGCGCAAGCTGGTCAGCAGCGCCTTCACCCGCAGGGTCGTCGCGGATCTGGAGCCGAGGATCACCGCCCTCGCCCACGAGCTGCTCGACGCGGCGCGCGGACGCGGCCGCATGGAGCTGGTGGCGGATCTGGCCTACCCGCTTCCGGTCATCGTCATCGCCGAACTGCTGGGCGTGCCCGGCGACGATCGTCCTCTGTTCAAACGGTGGGCCGATGCGCTGTTCCAGCGCGACGCCAGGATCTCGCTGGGAAAGTCCGCAAAGGAGCAGCCGGTGGACCTGCGGGACACGTGGCGGGCGTGGAAGGAGATGTCCGGTTATCTCGCCGATCACGCCGCCGAACGCAGGCGGCGGCCGCGTGCCGACCTGCTCACCAGGCTGGTCGAGGCCGACGTGGACGGCGAGCGCCTGCCCGACGCCCAGGTGGTCAACTTCGCGATCATCCTGCTGCTCGCCGGGCACATCACCACGACGATGCTGCTCGGCAACACGGTGCTGTGCCTGGACGCCTTCCCCGAGCAGCAGGAGAAGGTGCGGGCGGACCGCGCCCTGGTCCCGGCCGCCATCGAGGAGTCTCTCCGCCTCCTCACTCCGTTCGCCGCCCTGGGCCGCGCCACCACCCGCGAGGTCGAGATCGGGGGCGTGACGATACCGCCCGATCAGCTGCTCATGGTCTGGATCGCGGCGGCCAACAGGGATCCCCGGCAGTTTCCCGACGCCGACGTCTTCGATCCCGGCCGTGACCCCAACCCGCATCTCGCCTTCGGCCGCGGCATCCACTTCTGCCTGGGCGCCCCCTTGGCGCGGCTGGAGGGCCGGGTCGCCTTGAACATCCTGCTCGACCGGTTCAACCCGCTGCGCACCGATCCGGAGGACCGCGTGGAGTTCATGCCCACGCCGACCATGACGGGGGTGCGCCGCCTTCCGCTGATCGTGCCCTCCTGA
- a CDS encoding TetR/AcrR family transcriptional regulator has translation MATIKRSTTSPGDRRVRRTRTALARALIQLVGERDLSRISVSDVAERAGVSRTAFYDHYRDVHELAEAACTAMIDDLIQALPTSTPVDAHDFAPEVTRSLEAFFTSLAEHAGLYRSLLGPQGSAHVADYIRRRTIAAIHDRLRQAAESDPQHAGPPDIPHDIPAAFTAGALLGVATDWLQRGCPRPPAEMAALTWPLLRALYRLDADASP, from the coding sequence GTGGCCACGATTAAGCGCAGCACCACCTCGCCAGGCGACCGACGCGTACGCCGCACCCGAACGGCCCTGGCGCGCGCGCTGATCCAGCTCGTCGGGGAACGGGATCTGTCCCGGATCAGCGTCTCCGACGTCGCCGAACGCGCGGGAGTGAGCCGCACCGCCTTCTACGACCACTACCGGGACGTCCACGAGCTGGCCGAGGCCGCCTGCACCGCGATGATCGACGACCTGATCCAGGCCCTGCCCACCTCCACCCCGGTGGACGCGCACGACTTCGCCCCCGAGGTGACCAGGTCGCTCGAGGCCTTCTTCACCAGCCTCGCCGAGCACGCCGGCCTCTACCGCAGCCTGCTGGGACCGCAGGGCAGCGCCCACGTCGCCGACTACATCCGCCGCCGCACCATCGCCGCCATCCACGACCGTCTACGCCAGGCCGCCGAGAGCGACCCGCAGCACGCGGGCCCGCCGGACATCCCCCACGACATCCCCGCCGCGTTCACCGCCGGAGCGCTCCTCGGCGTGGCCACCGACTGGCTGCAACGCGGATGCCCGCGGCCCCCGGCCGAGATGGCCGCCCTGACCTGGCCCCTCCTCCGCGCCCTCTACCGCCTCGACGCCGACGCCTCGCCGTGA